GCAGCAAAGGCCAGGTATATTTAGCTGCAGGGTAACCGGAGTAAGAGAAACAAAACCCGGCGGTGCCAAACGCGGGCTTTACCACGTCACACCATTGCAGAACCATTTCCAGCAAAGTGTCAAAGCGGGGATTGCCCTGCTCATCGCAGACCGGAATGGAAGCAGTAACGCTGGATAATCCTTTGTTCTCCTGCGGCTTACCGTAAAATCGTGCCTGCCAGGGGCTGGCGTTGAAAATTTTTCCCTGCCCGGTATCGTCATAAAAAAGGTGTGTTTCAAAGTTGGCCTCATAGTTCAGGTTAGCCATTTTGTTCGCCAGCTTTTTCAGAAAGTCCTTTCTCATTAGCGAAATCCGTGACGCACCTGACAGCGAATAGCTGTTTAACCAGGGAGCAAAGCGCCGGTAGTAATCTTCCGCCAGCTGGTTCAGCGCGGGATAAAGCTGACGGACATCGCGCGGCGGGATAAACAGCTCCATGCCCAGCGCAATTCTGGCCCGAATCGTATTTTTTCCTTTAACAGCAATCTGGTCCAGCTGCGCCAGATTATGTTCGTCAGGCAGCAACTCCCCTAATGATTCCGTCTCTTTTTTCATACATCCTCAAACATTCCATTAAGCCATAGCCTGAGAAAAAACGGTTAAAAGGCCGGTTTTACCGTTCTGGCCCTTCTTGCTAATCTGGTGGCCACCGACGCCCAGGCAACAGCATCACCCGCCGGACCATCCAAAGGGCACACGGTGGCCGCTACCGCCAGAACAACCTGTGCAACCAGCAGCCAGTCCGTTTCTTCAGGCTCTACCGATTTCTCTGTCTCTTCTTCTGGCTGACGAGCAGTAGCACGCTCTTCAGCAGCCCTTTTTTCATTAGGGCACTCCGGCGGCCAGTCACTGCATTCTTCCTCAAAAAAATAGTCGCTAAAATCTCCTTCTGCATCTGCCGCTATATCTTCATAAGCTTCAAGCTGTCCTGGTGCAAAGTCATCGCCAGGAAACTTAACATCGTAAATACGCGTAATCTTGTCGCCATCTGACAAGACAATATCCAGCCGCCGCCCGCCGGAAGGGGTATAAGGGTTCGTTGAGAAATTTTCCGGCGATTTTTTTGACATGACCGGGCACCACTTTCCGTCTATCTTTTCAAAAGAAACTTCATTCGCCACACGCCCTTCAGGTCGTCCTCCCCGGTAAGTGTCCTCTCGTATTTTGTCGTTCAGACAGTCCTGAAAATGCGCATATTTCGCGCCGCTCCCTTTAGAACCCAGCCGATTACAGTGTTCCAGGTAGCATTCTTTCGCCCATTTACAGATTAATTCTTCAAAATCTTTAATACTTTTATTCAGCGCTTCCTGCAACAGCCCCGCCAGGTTGACGGTATTCCGGCTGTTCATAAACATCTTATCTGTCAGACGACAGGCAGGCTTGCGCTCAAAAAAGACGTCGAACGAGTGGCTGATCCACTCCGCCCGCGCGCGATTCACGCCAGACACCACCCCGCCCATAGAACCAGCCTCATCCAGAATGCTGCTGGCGAAGCAGGAAGCGTTATGGGCAATCATATTGCCGCCGTCAGCAAAGACCGAGTGGGTGCCCTGCGTTAAATCCTTTGAAAACGCGGTATTACCGTAAGGCACCGGCATACCGTTTGGCGGCGTTTTGCAGACATCCGGCAGCGTACAGCGGCTGATACCCCGGCTTCCCTTATGACAAAGCGTTAATCCGTTAATATTTACCGTTAGCGTCATGCTTTTCCTCCCGGAGCGGTAATATGCTGGCGCAACAGTTGCGGCATCCCTTTACAGGCTGGCAAACGCAGCCATTCAGAAAGCGCTGGAGCCTTGTCCGACAGGCGGCTTGCCGCCAGCCCGGCGATATACAGGCTTTCCGTTTGTACCAGCGAGGCGATACCTGAGCTGTCCCGCACATCTTTGCCTGCCAGATAGCGATGACCAGCGGCAAAACGGGAACGGTTCTGTGCCCACCACCGATCAAAACAATGCTTATCGGGCCACGTTAATCCCACATCAGGATCCTCAACAGGAAAGCCATTCACGTCTAACGATAGCGATGCGTTTTCTGTATCAGGAGCCTCTCCGGCCCATCCATCCTTTTCCGGTAACGATCCGGTAATGGTATAAATGGTCATGGCACACAGGCGGGCAAACTCCTTCTCTTCCAGAAGCCGGGCTAATTCCGGAATTACCGCAGCATCGCCATACAATCCCAGTGCGTTAATATAAAGACGGTGGTTTCTGACATCGTTTGCCAGAAAATCCAGGTAATCCTTAGCAGACAGAAAGGATTTAACGATCAGCAACTTTGCCGCATATTCTGCGATCGCAGGCTGGGATGACTGTGTTAGCTGATATAGCGCCTCTTTTATTACCGTCTTATACGCATAATAGGCCTGCGTTGTTAACAGGCTGGCAATGGCAGTAATTTTTGCATTCTCTTTCTCCGATAGCAGCTGCTCAATCAGGCGGAAATAAAGGGTACTGTTGCGTTGATAAATAGCCATCAGCGCGCCAGCCGTTAACACCGATGCGCCGGTGGTAGAGAAGTGACGCAAATTAATTGCCGGGTTGATTTTTATATCTGGTCTGGCCGTGAGCGCCCAGGCGTGATAAAGCGGATAATCGGGCAGCAGATCCCACAGCACTGAGTGCTGGGGTGCCCAAAGAATTGCGTCTCTTACCGCCTCATCAAATTCTACCGACGTCTGTGCAAGCGTCAGAATGGCATGCAGATAACTGCCGCTGTTGATGGCCAGCGCATACAGCGCAATAGTAAAAAGATTGCCTTTATTGAGCAGGGACTCTGAAATAACATCCTGGATATGTTCTTCGGCAGCCTCCGGCAGCAACGTTAACCCTTGTAAGTAGCCGGTAAGAAGGCTATCCCAACGGATTAACTGGTTATAATCATGCTGACAAGAGGAAAACAATTTATTCCTCTGGCGATAGCCTGACGACAATAAATCAAAATATTGCACAACCAGATATGGCGTTACGCTCTGCTTTAACATACCGCCTCCTAATTATGATTGATATCCTGCGCGGTATGCCTGATATGATCGCCATCGATAGTAATATGGGTGCCTTTGATAATAATGGTGCCATCCTTTTTCATAACCAGCATGGCAGCGCCCACCGCGATCTGTAATTCATCGGCCACTTCAATAAGCTGTTTTTTACCAACGGACTGGTTGCTGTTGCCATCAACCTTTTGGTTGTAATTGCCACCTATCGTTTGCGTTAAATTATCACCGATTTTCTGTCCGTAGCTTTGTCCTACCAACAGCGTTTTATTCAGCCCGATCTCTTCAGCCTGATGGAGACCGACGGTCGTATTCATACCGCCGCCAACGGTTGTCTGATATGCCCCGCCAACAGATAAGGCTTTCGCCGCGCCAATGGTTTCGGCTTTGGCAATCAGCACGGTTTCCGCCAGATTTTGTTTCACTAACCGCGTCTGGTTTCCGTCAACGGTATCAGTCTGTTCGCCGTGGGTGGTTTGCTGACGGTTGCCGTCAATGGTTTCTGTCTGGCTACCGTGCACGCTTTGCTGCCGATCGCCATCCACCGTTTCGTTCTGATGACCATGAATGGCCTGAGTTTGATTTTTCTGGATCTCAATGTTCTGGTGACCGGCGATAGTTTCCCGGTGATCGTTGCCGACATGGGTCGAGCGATCGTTTAGCACCAGCGTGTTCATATCCTTCTGCGCCCGGATAAAGACCTCTTCCTGACCTGCTTTGTCCTCAAGGCGTAAGGCGTTAGCCTGATCCGGCGTGCCTTCCTTGGTGCGGCTGTAAAAACCCATTTGGGTGGCGTTAGCCGGTAATTCCCACGGCGGCATATTCGCTTCGTTGTAGACTCTGCCAATAATAATTGGGCGATCCGGATCGCCATTAATGAAGTCCACCACAACTTCATCATTGAGACGTGGGATCTGTATGCCACCGAAACCCTGTCCGGCCCATGCGCTGGAAACCCGCACCCAGCAGGAGCTGGTATCATCGCCCTGCGCTTCGCGATCCCAGTGAAAACAGACTTTTACCCGCCCATATTTATCCGTCCAGATAGTTTGCCCTTTAGGGCAGACAACCCGCGCCGTTTGTGGGCCGTAAGTACGTGGCCAGCGGGCAGAAAGCGGCGCTCTGAACGGCACTTCACGCGGGAGCACCGTAAAATCAAGCCGATACTGAGCAAGCTGGTTATCTCCGCTGGCATAGCGGTTTTCCCGCAGATTATAGTCAACAGAAGTAACAAGATAGTCGTTGTTATCACCAGCATGCGGTGCCTGAAAGAGCGTAAAAGTACGTCCGGAGGCGATCCCCAATGCGGTAGACGTGCCGCTCAAAGTTTGATGCGTTGCCTGCCATACCTGCTGACGAATACGCGCGTAGCGCTCGCCCTGGGCTGAATCAACATAGCGCCCCGGCCAGTCGTAGAAATCGACGCTACCCGGTTTCGGGGCTACCGGGTTCTGCCGGGCCTGCATTAACCAGGCGTAAGGCTTACGAAAATCATAATCATTGAGCGTATAAAGACCCGGCGTGGCATCGTGGCGAATATGCCACTGACTGATCCCCTCTTCATCAGGCACGGCACCGTCAGGGGTACTTTGATAGCGAATAAACTCATAACCGGATACCGCAGTATGGCAATCGGCATCATCCGCCAGTATCAGCTTATGCTGCTGCGCATCATGTTCAAAGTAGTAATAGATCCCTTCCAGCTCCATTAACCGGCTGATGAAATTGAAGGTACTCTCCTGATACTGTACACAATATTCCCATAGCCGATAGCTGCCGGTCAGCCGATCTTCGAATACAACCTGATTCTCTGTTAGCAGCGATTTGACGATTTCCGGTACGGTTTTATCCTGAAAAATGCGCTGGTTATGGTCATGCTGTAGCGGCCAGAGATCGGATTCCATCCGCAAACGGTAAACGGTGTAACGTGTGCCGCTCAGCTCCTGACTATAAATATCAACCGAGGTGATCTTCCCGTTAAGATAACGCGGTTCCGGACTCTGCGATAAAGGGATGGAAACCGTCAGCGGCTTGCCCAGCAGCGCCGCCTTGTCGATGCGAGGCTGCGTGCTTAACAACTCAACGTCAAAGACGTAAGGTTCTGACAGTGCTTCACGCCCGGTAAGTGACCAAAATAATAATGCTTCAGGCAATGGTGCTGTCGCCACAATGCGATTAAACATGACAATATCCTTTTGCTCAGAGGCGTCAGGCTATGCCTCAGTTCGCAATGAAATAAGTCAGCCCTTAAGCTTGATGACGCGATTATTATTCAGGCCGACAGCTTTTTATGATTATCAGACAGCGTAATCAGATGGAGATTTCTGACGCAGCGGCAACCTGCCACGGCGTGTAAAAATGCTACAAAGCTACTGTTCCGCTGTACCCAAAAGGAGGAGTTTGATGACTGGAAAAATAATGTGCTTTCTTTTTTTGAGCAGTACGGCGCAGTTAACGTTATGCCCGCGAAGGCGGGATCATAAATTCATTCTTTGTGAATTTAGGTGCGAAAGCGGCAAGCATAAAGTGAATAATAGTATTGATAACATTAAATGAAACTATCAGGAACGATGCTTATTAGTTCCAGTAAAATAATATCATCAGGATTTAATAAGCGGCTCTTGTCGGCATCGTCGTTAAGGCTGCGGAGCAGATCATCCAGACCGCTTTGTAGATGGTTGAGGCACTTTAATACGGTTATCTGGCATCTAAAGCACAGGTCTGCGGCAGAGGAAATGGCAAAGGTTAGCGGAAACATAAAAGTAAAAGTGGAGCGGGTAACGGGAATCGAACCCGTGTCACCAGCTTGGGAAGCTGGGGTAATACCATTATACGATACCCGCTTTAGGCGGCTGCCGAACAGAGGATGCTCAACAGCGCGTGGAAACTATTATTACACAAACGGTTAGCGGCTATGCAAGTTCTTCTCTGTTGTCGCTTAAAAAAATCGGACTGGCCTTAGCCAGGATCAAAAAATGCGGCCAGACAGAGACTGCCGGAGCCTTGTTACTAACGGTGCGGCTCGGACACCGTCATAGTAAATACCAGCGGCGTGTCGCCGCAGTTAGCATACTGATGGGCGTTATCTGTTCTGGCGACCGCCGAACATCCCTGAGCCACCATTAACTCGCAGACGGCGGTTTTGAGTGCCAAAATGCCCTTTTCAACGTGCAGCAGCTCAACGGTACCGGCTGGATGCCCCGATGAAGAGAAAACTTCCCCAGGAAACATCTCCCAACGCCACAGCTCCACCATATCCGGGCCGCTACTCCCGGCCAGTAAACGCGCAGAACCGCCCTTTTCACCCTGCCACAGCACAGGGATCTCATCGCCTGTAATTAACCATGCATCAGGCGCACGGGTAACGTTAACGATATCTGCCACGGATAAACCGAGCGCGGCGGCAATTTTACACAGGATGGCAATGCTGGGATTCGCGCTGCCCTTTTCGATTTCAACCAGCATACCTTTACTGACCCCGGCCCGGCGGGATAACGCATCCAGCGACAGTTTCTGCTGTTTACGCCAGGCTTTGATACTGGAAGAGACGGCGGCGCTGACGCTATCAATATCCGCCCCGGCACTAGTCATTTTATTGACTTTTTTAGTCATCGGTCACTACTATAGGATAAATTAGTCAATCAGGGATTATGTTATGTTTTCTGTTTCGCCGTCAATTGACCCGGCTATTGCACGTCTTGCGCCAGGCTTCCGGGCGCTAAGCATCGTCGTTCAGGCTGCACCAATAGCGCATCCTGAGATTGCCGGAGAGGCATTAAGGCTGGCCTGTGAATCTGTTATGGCAAACGAAGCGCCGTGGGCAGAAGCTCACCTTAACGCATGGAATGAGGTTTTTCGCGCGTTCGGCGCTAAGCCAAAGCGTACGCCCTGCTCGGCTGATGCCCTGCGTAAGCGAGTGCTGCGCGATGGCACCATGCCCGCCATCGATCCGGTTGTCGATCTGTATAACGCTATCAGCATTCGTTACGCCATTCCGGTAGGCGGGGAAAATTTCGCAGCCTATGCAGGCGAACCGCGACTTACCATAGCGGATGGTACCGAACTATTCGATACGACAAAGGAAGGCCAGCCGACAGATGAATCGCCGGAACCGGGAGAAGTTATCTGGCGTGACGATCGGGGCGTAACCTGTCGCCGCTGGAACTGGCGTCAGGGAATACGAACCCGACTTAGTGCTGAAGCCAGCCAGATGTGGTTTATTCTGGAAAGTCTGCCCGCAATGCCGCTGGAGGCGTTACAACAGGCAGGCGACGAGTTAGTTTGTGGTATTCAGCAGATGATGCCCGGTGCACAGGCAACTCAAAAACTTATTGGCTTTGATTTATCCTGACTTGTAGACTTTAAATATCAGCCCGCTAAAAAATATTCATTGGCGGGTTTTCCTTTTCCTGTATTTGCTCCCACCTGTAAAAATACGCCTGGTTTTTATTGTAAATAAATAAGGCTTTAGTCGTGAATACCACAAAAGAGAGCAACTCTGTAGACTATTCCCGGCTTAGCTTTAATTACACTTTTTATACGCTTTGATATAGTGGCTTAAAACCTGTCCATGCCAGAGTGTTGTTTTTCTAAACAATGAATAAAAAAACAACGGCTCACCTGTAATTATTTAAAATGAAAACTTTTATTATCAATTTAGAAGAAGAAGTAGAGCGTAAAGAAAAAATAACAAATCAATGTAAACAACACGACATTGATTATCATCTTATTAAAGCTGTTAACGGCAAGAAGCTACCGCAAGAGGTCATTTCTGCGGTGACAGCGGACTATCCTGCCTGCGGCTTAACGCTGGGTGAAATAGGATGTGCGCTAAGCCATTTAACCATCTATGCTAAAATAATTAACGAAAACCTTAACTGTGCCCTGATTCTTGAGGATGACGCAACCTTTAAGACAGACTTACATGCGTATCTCAGTAAAATTGAAGCTTCTATCAGTAACAGTAAACCGGAAATTTATATTTTAACTGCCGCTGACACGTATAATAAATCCATTACCCGTCGTTTCAGCAAACAACTAACCTTTTATCGTCTGGTTTATGGTAGTTGTGCACACGGCTATGTTATAAATAAAACTGCCGCCCTGGCGCTGCGTAAATATAATCTACCTGTCCGATTCGAAGCCGACAGATGGACTATTTTTCGCGATCTTGGTGGTATTCATATCTGGTGTCTTGATAAAGAAATCATTAGCACAACAGATCCAGATAAGAATAACTCTGCGCTGGAGAAAGAGAGAACTGAAAGATCGTTACTACGCAGAAAAGTAATAAATAAATTAAAAAGAGAAACGAAATGGTATCAGCTGAAAAGAATTAAAAACGTATTAATTAATAAAATTAGTGGCAAAAAAATAGTGCACCGAGCAGGATAGCGGTTAAATAAAGTCGACTATTATAGGTTTCTGGTATTTACTTTTAAAGTACGTTGAGAAGGCCGATCTTGCAGATTTATCTTAATTACATACTGTTTGCAATCAGGTTTTTGACAACGTTTTTTTACAAATATGTTTGCCCGCTACTCCTTTCAACATACAAAAAAAGATACGCCTTATATTTTTATGTTAAAAAACAAAAAATTATGACGATAAAAGCAAAAAAATGATGTAACCAAAACCATCAATAACTGACCGTTTGTTGACGCTATATCCATATTAACGAAGCAAAAACATCCCTTCTCACCGCATCGGTAGCCAGGCTCCAATTGATTGATTTTATTTCTGCTAGACTTTACTTACTCACTATGCCAAAGGAGAAAAAAATGCTGGGTAAAGTTGAAGATAAAGTGCGTGAAGGTGCGGGCAAGGCGCAGGAAGTTTACGGGCGCGCAACCGACAGCTATAGCGATCAGGCTGAAGGTACAGCGCGTAAGTACGCTAATCAGGCAAGCTACGCGGTAAGGGATGCTGCCGATACGGTAAGAGATCAGGTTTCTTCAAACCCTCTTGGTGGATTAGCGATTGCCGCCGCCGCAGGCATCGTGCTGGGCTATCTGTTAGGCCGTAAATAATCTGTCTTGGAGCTGGCAGGATTTCCTGTCAGCTTCAGTCAGGCTAAGTCAATCCTGTTATGGTTAAAAAATAAAGTCAGAAAAATATTTTTGGTTATTTTATATGTCATCAAAAATAAATTTGAGTAATTTTTAAGCTATTATTACTAATAAAAGTATAGTAACCAGTGATATTTTTGTATAAACCTGTCTGTGAGTTTTATTCCTGTAAACTATTAAAGGTAATAAGCTATGTCTAAAAGCAAAGGTTCATCGGGCAACTCCGGCCAAAGCAACGGTTCCAAAGGAAGCAATCCAAACTGGCCCAGCAAAACCGGTAATCCATCCGGTGATGGCAGGGGCAATGCACCTCCCAGGAAAAAATAAGTGTCGGGTATTTACTGTATAATATAAGGCTGATAAAAAATTTATCAGCCTTATTTATCAAATGCAGGGTACAGAAAAAATCGTTTATCGAGCGGATTAACCATCGTTCTCTACTCGCTTCTGTTTGAGCTGTATTGTCAGATAATTCAGCTCAATTTCCTGGCGAGCCATACCTTTATTTTCAAGTCAATGTAACAGTCGTCTGGTTTTAGGGTCCAGCCACAATGCGCCGTTAACAGCTTTGCTGAGCCATAAATCATAGAAAATGACGGCAAAATACCTCGATTCACGGGATGGCAGTTATACGAGGATTAGCATTCCGCGATAAAGACCGAATATCAAAATTCGTGTAATTTTCGTGTATTTTCGTGCATACTGTGCATAACTTATTGATTTTAAAGAAGAATAAAAAAAGACCGAATACGAATCCTTTATACATTAAAACCGAAAAAATGTACTAAGTTTCAGTTACTTGCAAAACAAAGCGTTTAAATAATGAACAAAAATACTTACTTTTACGCGCCTTTATATTCAAACGCTTACCATTTTTTTCGTTAATCCTCGTGTAAATTTCGTGCGTTATTCAGCGCATTTTCCTGGCGGCTATGTTGATGAGCTATCCAACAGATCGAGCGCCAGCTCAGCGGCTAAATCAGGCTCTGCTGCATACTGCTCTGTGATTACCGCCGCCAACGCCTCATTGCTGACTGGCCTGCCTGCCGCCAGCAGCGCATACACCGCATCCCCCAGCACATCCCGCACTGCCTCACCTGCCTGCTCACTAAATCCATTCATAGTTAGTTCCTTCCTGTTGGTAGTGCCAACAAAATACACTCAGAATAGGACGATGCCAGCACGGCATGCTGGAATTGCGAGGCGTCTCGACGTTTAAACTTCTGGCTCAGGGGGTGCAGATGGCGTGATTTTTTCCCCACCGCTCAGCGGCACCCAGCCGCTGCCCGGCGCGCCGCCGGCTGCTACATACTGCGCTGTTTCGGTGCTTATCACCCTTCCAGGCCATTTGTGTTTCACGTTGAGTGGCGAATTGATATCAGTTAGCGATTCCTCCGTATACACAAAATCCACGGTCAGCGCGTTGCCGTCAAAAAACCAGTCATTTAGCCCTATTACACCCGTTGTTTTTAAATCAACTCGTACCGGCAGCGGAACATTACTGTTGCTGGAGCAGCCAGTGATTTTTATTGATTTCGTATTTTCTGTTTGCACAGAATATTTTTTAGCATCAAACGAGCAGTTCTGAAAA
The sequence above is a segment of the Mixta intestinalis genome. Coding sequences within it:
- a CDS encoding type VI immunity family protein; protein product: MKKETESLGELLPDEHNLAQLDQIAVKGKNTIRARIALGMELFIPPRDVRQLYPALNQLAEDYYRRFAPWLNSYSLSGASRISLMRKDFLKKLANKMANLNYEANFETHLFYDDTGQGKIFNASPWQARFYGKPQENKGLSSVTASIPVCDEQGNPRFDTLLEMVLQWCDVVKPAFGTAGFCFSYSGYPAAKYTWPLLQRHPGLEHMDDIRFFVETRYVDEDGEHRIINRIKGVSWLTVLGDALVEELGGLERCREALEPECHVQSYDGGIVIMAGPVPQLGDTYQGIVPQRYRKVAAFTRPIRFENYRNYLLKLDEPLDRREATLQWIRRFDD
- a CDS encoding DUF4150 domain-containing protein, with translation MTLTVNINGLTLCHKGSRGISRCTLPDVCKTPPNGMPVPYGNTAFSKDLTQGTHSVFADGGNMIAHNASCFASSILDEAGSMGGVVSGVNRARAEWISHSFDVFFERKPACRLTDKMFMNSRNTVNLAGLLQEALNKSIKDFEELICKWAKECYLEHCNRLGSKGSGAKYAHFQDCLNDKIREDTYRGGRPEGRVANEVSFEKIDGKWCPVMSKKSPENFSTNPYTPSGGRRLDIVLSDGDKITRIYDVKFPGDDFAPGQLEAYEDIAADAEGDFSDYFFEEECSDWPPECPNEKRAAEERATARQPEEETEKSVEPEETDWLLVAQVVLAVAATVCPLDGPAGDAVAWASVATRLARRARTVKPAF
- a CDS encoding type VI secretion system Vgr family protein: MFNRIVATAPLPEALLFWSLTGREALSEPYVFDVELLSTQPRIDKAALLGKPLTVSIPLSQSPEPRYLNGKITSVDIYSQELSGTRYTVYRLRMESDLWPLQHDHNQRIFQDKTVPEIVKSLLTENQVVFEDRLTGSYRLWEYCVQYQESTFNFISRLMELEGIYYYFEHDAQQHKLILADDADCHTAVSGYEFIRYQSTPDGAVPDEEGISQWHIRHDATPGLYTLNDYDFRKPYAWLMQARQNPVAPKPGSVDFYDWPGRYVDSAQGERYARIRQQVWQATHQTLSGTSTALGIASGRTFTLFQAPHAGDNNDYLVTSVDYNLRENRYASGDNQLAQYRLDFTVLPREVPFRAPLSARWPRTYGPQTARVVCPKGQTIWTDKYGRVKVCFHWDREAQGDDTSSCWVRVSSAWAGQGFGGIQIPRLNDEVVVDFINGDPDRPIIIGRVYNEANMPPWELPANATQMGFYSRTKEGTPDQANALRLEDKAGQEEVFIRAQKDMNTLVLNDRSTHVGNDHRETIAGHQNIEIQKNQTQAIHGHQNETVDGDRQQSVHGSQTETIDGNRQQTTHGEQTDTVDGNQTRLVKQNLAETVLIAKAETIGAAKALSVGGAYQTTVGGGMNTTVGLHQAEEIGLNKTLLVGQSYGQKIGDNLTQTIGGNYNQKVDGNSNQSVGKKQLIEVADELQIAVGAAMLVMKKDGTIIIKGTHITIDGDHIRHTAQDINHN
- a CDS encoding helix-turn-helix domain-containing protein; translation: MTKKVNKMTSAGADIDSVSAAVSSSIKAWRKQQKLSLDALSRRAGVSKGMLVEIEKGSANPSIAILCKIAAALGLSVADIVNVTRAPDAWLITGDEIPVLWQGEKGGSARLLAGSSGPDMVELWRWEMFPGEVFSSSGHPAGTVELLHVEKGILALKTAVCELMVAQGCSAVARTDNAHQYANCGDTPLVFTMTVSEPHR
- a CDS encoding B3/B4 domain-containing protein, coding for MFSVSPSIDPAIARLAPGFRALSIVVQAAPIAHPEIAGEALRLACESVMANEAPWAEAHLNAWNEVFRAFGAKPKRTPCSADALRKRVLRDGTMPAIDPVVDLYNAISIRYAIPVGGENFAAYAGEPRLTIADGTELFDTTKEGQPTDESPEPGEVIWRDDRGVTCRRWNWRQGIRTRLSAEASQMWFILESLPAMPLEALQQAGDELVCGIQQMMPGAQATQKLIGFDLS
- a CDS encoding glycosyltransferase family 25 protein, giving the protein MKTFIINLEEEVERKEKITNQCKQHDIDYHLIKAVNGKKLPQEVISAVTADYPACGLTLGEIGCALSHLTIYAKIINENLNCALILEDDATFKTDLHAYLSKIEASISNSKPEIYILTAADTYNKSITRRFSKQLTFYRLVYGSCAHGYVINKTAALALRKYNLPVRFEADRWTIFRDLGGIHIWCLDKEIISTTDPDKNNSALEKERTERSLLRRKVINKLKRETKWYQLKRIKNVLINKISGKKIVHRAG
- a CDS encoding CsbD family protein; its protein translation is MLGKVEDKVREGAGKAQEVYGRATDSYSDQAEGTARKYANQASYAVRDAADTVRDQVSSNPLGGLAIAAAAGIVLGYLLGRK